A stretch of Miscanthus floridulus cultivar M001 chromosome 13, ASM1932011v1, whole genome shotgun sequence DNA encodes these proteins:
- the LOC136501580 gene encoding protein TOPLESS-RELATED PROTEIN 2, with the protein MSSLSRELVFLILQFLDEEKFKETVHKLEQESGFYFNMKHFEDLVQGGEWDEVERYLSGFTKVEDNRYSMKIFFEIRKQKYLEALDRHDRAKAVEILVKDLKVFASFNEELFKEITQLLTLENFRQNEQLSKYGDTKSARNIMLLELKKLIEANPLFRDKLNFPPFKASRLRTLINQSLNWQHQLCKNPRPNPDIKTLFTDHSCAAPTNGARAPPPTNGPLVGSIPKSAGFPPMGAHAPFQPVVSPSPNAIAGWMTNANPSLPHAAVAQGPPGLVQAPNTAAFLKHPRTPTSAPGIDYQSADSEHLMKRMRVGQPDEVSFSGASHPANMYTQEDLPKQVSRTLNQGSNVMSLDFHPLQQTILLVGTNVGDIAVWEVGSRERIAHKTFKVWDIGSCTLPLQASLMKDAAISVNRCLWSPDGTILGVAFSKHIVQTYTFVPNGDLRQQAEIDAHIGGVNDIAFSHPNKTLSIITCGDDKLIKVWDAQTGQKQYTFEGHEAPVYSVCPHYKESIQFIFSTAIDGKIKAWLYDCLGSRVDYDAPGHWCTTMAYSADGTRLFSCGTSKEGDSHLVEWNETEGAIKRTYNGFRKRSLGVVQFDTTRNRFLAAGDEFLVKFWDMDNNNILTTTDCDGGLPASPRLRFNREGSLLAVTTSDNGIKILANTDGQRLLRMLESRAFDGSRGPPQQINTKPSIVALGPVSNVSSPIAVNAERPDRILPAVSTSVLAPMDPSRTPDVKPRITDESEKVKTWKLADIVDNGHLRALHLTDTDTNPSKVVRLLYTNNGIALLALGSNAVHKLWKWQRGDRNPSGKSTASVAPHLWQPANGILMTNDTNDGNPEEATACIALSKNDSYVMSASGGKVSLFNMMTFKVMTTFMAPPPAATFLAFHPQDNNIIAIGMEDSTIQIYNVRIDDVKSMLKGHQKKITGLAFSQSMNVLVSSGADAQLCVWSIDGWEKKKSRYIQPPSNRPGTLVGDTRVQFHNDQTHLLVVHESQLAIYDGNLECLRSWSPRDALPAPISSAIYSCDGLLVYAAFCDGAIGVFEAESLRLRCRIAPSAYIPPSILACAGRVYPLVVAAHPMEPNQIALGMSNGKVHVVEPLDGDPKWGTAPPQDNGAHPAISAAPSATTNQASDQPTR; encoded by the exons ATGTCGTCTCTTAGCAGGGAGCTGGTTTTCCTCATCCTGCAGTTCCTCGATGAGGAGAAGTTCAAGGAGACGGTGCACAA GCTGGAGCAGGAGTCGGGCTTCTACTTCAACATGAAGCACTTCGAGGACCTCGTGCAGGGCGGCGAGTGGGACGAGGTGGAGAGGTACCTCAGCGGCTTCACCAAGGTGGAGGACAACCGCTACTCCATGAAGATCTTCTTTGAGATCCGCAAGCAGAAGTACCTGGAGGCCCTTGATAG GCATGATAGGGCCAAGGCTGTGGAGATTCTCGTGAAGGATCTGAAGGTGTTCGCCTCCTTCAATGAGGAGCTGTTCAAGGAGATAACACAGCTGCTGACCTTGGAGAATTTTAG GCAAAATGAGCAGCTGTCCAAGTACGGGGACACAAAGTCAGCCCGGAATATCATGCTTTTGGAGCTCAAAAAGCTCATTGAAGCAAACCCCCTGTTCCGGGACAAGCTGAATTTCCCACCATTCAAAGCTTCCAGGCTTCGCACATTGATCAATCAAAG TCTGAACTGGCAACATCAGCTCTGCAAGAACCCCAGACCAAACCCTGACATCAAGACACTCTTTACTGATCACTCTTGTGCTGCTCCTACCAATGGAGCAAGAGCACCTCCACCTACCAATGGTCCGCTTGTTGGATCCATCCCTAAGTCAGCTGGATTTCCACCAATGGGTGCTCATGCT CCATTTCAACCTGTGGTGTCGCCATCTCCAAACGCAATTGCAGGTTGGATGACAAATGCCAACCCCTCTTTGCCTCATGCTGCTGTTGCACAAGGACCACCTGGTCTTGTTCAGGCTCCAAACACAG CGGCATTTCTAAAGCATCCTAGAACCCCTACAAGTGCACCTGGCATTGATTACCAATCTGCAGATTCAGAACATCTCATGAAAAGAATGCGTGTTGGACAACCAGATGAG GTATCTTTCTCTGGTGCAAGCCATCCTGCCAATATGTACACACAAGAAGACCTTCCCAAACAAGTTTCTCGTACCCTTAATCAGGGTTCTAATGTTATGAGCCTGGATTTCCACCCTCTTCAACAAACCATTCTTTTAG TTGGAACAAATGTTGGTGACATTGCGGTGTGGGAAGTTGGTTCACGGGAAAGGATAGCTCACAAGACTTTCAAAGTTTGGGATATTGGTTCCTGTACCTTGCCTTTGCAG GCTTCGCTGATGAAAGATGCTGCAATATCTGTCAATAGATGTCTGTGGAGCCCAGATGGAACTATTCTAG GTGTTGCTTTCTCAAAGCATATTGTTCAGACATATACTTTTGTCCCTAATGGAGATTTGCGGCAGCAAGCAGAG ATTGATGCACACATCGGTGGGGTTAATGATATAGCCTTCTCTCACCCTAATAAAACTCTATCTATCATTACATGTGGTGATGATAAACTCATTAAG GTGTGGGATGCTCAAACAGGACAAAAGCAGTACACTTTTGAAGGCCATGAAGCTCCTGTGTATTCTGTATGCCCTCACTACAAGGAGTCCATTCAG TTTATCTTCTCTACTGCCATTGATGGGAAAATCAAGGCATGGTTGTATGATTGCTTGGGCTCAAGAGTTGACTATGATGCTCCGGGACATTGGTGTACTACCATGGCTTACAGTGCTGATGGTACAAG ACTATTCTCTTGTGGTACTAGTAAAGAAGGTGATTCACACTTGGTTGAATGGAATGAGACTGAAGGGGCTATTAAGAGGACATACAATGGCTTCAGGAAACGTTCACTCGGTGTTGTTCAGTTTGACACAACTAGGAATCGCTTCTTGGCTGCCGGAGATGAATTTCTTGTTAAATTCTGGGATATGGATAACAATAACATACTAACAACAACAGACTGTGACGGTGGACTGCCA GCAAGCCCTCGTCTGAGATTCAATAGAGAAGGTTCATTACTTGCAGTTACAACAAGTGATAATGGAATAAAAATACTTGCCAACACTGATGGACAGCGCTTGCTTAGGATGCTTGAGAGTAGAGCATTTGATGGCTCTAGAGGACCTCCTCAACAAATAAATACCAAG CCTTCAATTGTTGCCCTTGGTCCTGTTTCAAATGTCAGCAGTCCTATAGCAGTAAATGCCGAGCGACCTGATCGGATCTTGCCTGCAGTGTCGACAAGTGTCTTG GCACCTATGGATCCAAGTAGAACTCCTGATGTTAAACCAAGAATAACAGATGAATCTGAAAAGGTCAAAACCTGGAAGTTGGCTGACATTGTTGACAATGGACATCTTCGAGCCCTGCATTTGACAGACACGGACACGAACCCAAGCAAA GTTGTCCGTTTGTTATATACAAATAATGGGATTGCACTCTTGGCTCTTGGCTCCAATGCTGTTCATAAGTTGTGGAAATGGCAACGGGGCGACAGAAATCCTAGCGGCAAG TCTACTGCATCTGTTGCACCTCACCTGTGGCAACCAGCAAATGGGATTCTGATGACAAATGACACGAACGATGGCAACCCAGAAGAAGCAACCGCCTGCATTGCATTGTCCAAAAATGACTCCTATGTTATGTCTGCCTCTGGTGGCAAAGTCTCTTTGTTCAATATGATGACATTCAAG GTCATGACTACTTTCATGGCACCTCCGCCTGCTGCAACTTTCCTTGCATTCCACCCACAAGATAATAATATCATCGCTATTGGAATGGAGGACTCTACCATCCAAATCTACAATGTCCGCATTGATGAT GTCAAAAGTATGCTCAAGGGACATCAGAAGAAGATTACTGGGCTGGCCTTTTCTCAATCAATGAATGTGCTAGTATCATCAGGCGCGGATGCTCAG CTATGTGTGTGGAGTATTGATGGTTGGGAAAAAAAGAAATCAAGATATATTCAACCCCCATCAAACCGACCTGGCACTTTGGTTGGTGATACAAGGGTGCAGTTCCACAATGACCAGACACATCTTTTGGTAGTCCATGAGAGCCAATTGGCAATCTATGATGGAAATCTTGAATGTTTGCGCTCG TGGTCTCCAAGAGATGCACTCCCAGCTCCGATATCAAGTGCAATATACTCGTGTGATGGTCTTTTGGTCTATGCTGCATTCTGTGATGGTGCTATTGGAGTCTTTGAAGCAGAATCTCTTAGGTTGCGCTGCCGGATTGCTCCTTCCGCTTACATTCCACCTTCAATACTAGCCTG TGCTGGACGGGTTTACCCGTTGGTAGTTGCTGCTCATCCCATGGAGCCTAACCAGATCGCACTTGGCATGAGCAATGGTAAAGTCCATGTGGTGGAGCCTTTAGATGGGGACCCAAAGTGGGGAACAGCGCCACCTCAGGACAATGGAGCGCACCCAGCAATATCAGCAGCACCATCAGCCACTACCAACCAGGCATCTGATCAGCCAACGAGGTGA